Proteins from a genomic interval of Gossypium hirsutum isolate 1008001.06 chromosome A09, Gossypium_hirsutum_v2.1, whole genome shotgun sequence:
- the LOC107939826 gene encoding splicing factor-like protein 1 — translation MDSVQTNLNDPQSFSVQTLNSYNQNPPPPPSQTFDSDPVLEHNNANNGALSNPDAHSNTINNTSSFKPDIHKPLLSENGLTNTHSGTTDKDYSGGEEETTSRRRRRSRWDPPSNSNNHQTGNDESASGTKKRKSRWADDEPKPVIQLPDFMKDFTGGIQFDPEIQALNSRLLEISRMLQSGLPLDDRPEGARSPSPEPIYDNLGIRINTREYRARERLTKERQEIISQILKKNPAFKPPADYRPPKLQKKLYIPMKEYPGYNFIGLIIGPRGNTQKRMEKETGAKIVIRGKGSVKEGRLQQKRDLKPDPAENEDLHVLVEAETQESLDAAAAMVEKLLQPVDEVLNEHKRQQLRELAALNGTIRDEEYCRLCGEPGHRQYACPSRTSTFKSDVLCKICGDGGHPTIDCPMKGTTGKKMDDEYQNFLAELGGTVPDSANKQNSSSVSSGSNPPWASSSGAAGSAHPGLGSNAVKPPKEYDDTNLYIGYLPPSLDDDGLISLFSAYGDIVMAKVIKDRVTGLSKGYGFVKYASVDMANNAIKGMNGSLLEGRTIAVRVAGKPPQPAVPPGPPTLSMPAYPVSSQPVGAYPSRQFTTGGPIPNAAPASYAGNPVPWGPPVPPPPPYAPYAPPPPPPPGSTIYPPVHGQPMPPYGLQYPPQMQTVPPGVAPPPPPVTSSETAQSFPPGVQSENSTSAPAMPANIYGNSMTAMPPNSQSAYPTSSLGYSSYYNAVPPPPPPPLPTSSTDNSQSLSNVPWAPNPLLTPAASSGEKTTYGADTEYEKFMAEMK, via the coding sequence ATGGATTCTGTCCAAACAAACCTTAATGATCCCCAATCTTTTTCTGTGCAAACCCTAAATTCATACAACCAAAACCCTCCTCCGCCTCCATCTCAGACATTCGATTCCGATCCTGTCCTTGAACACAACAACGCCAACAACGGTGCCCTGTCTAATCCCGATGCCCATTCCAATACTATTAACAATACTTCTTCATTTAAACCCGACATCCACAAGCCTCTACTGTCGGAAAATGGGTTAACTAACACCCATAGCGGTACCACAGACAAGGATTATTCTGGCGGGGAAGAGGAGACCACCAGCAGAAGGCGAAGGAGGAGCCGCTGGGACCCGCCCTCAAATTCCAACAACCACCAGACAGGTAATGATGAGTCTGCCTCTGGAACCAAGAAGAGGAAGTCCCGGTGGGCAGATGATGAGCCCAAGCCCGTGATTCAGCTCCCTGATTTTATGAAGGATTTCACTGGAGGTATCCAATTTGACCCTGAGATTCAAGCTTTGAATAGTAGGCTTCTAGAGATTAGTAGGATGCTTCAATCTGGATTGCCTTTGGATGATAGACCTGAGGGAGCTAGGTCTCCTTCGCCTGAACCTATATATGATAATTTGGGAATTAGGATTAACACCAGGGAATACCGGGCAAGAGAGAGATTGACCAAAGAACGACAAGAAATTATATCTCAGATTCTTAAGAAGAATCCTGCGTTTAAGCCACCAGCTGACTATAGGCCACCAAAGCTTCAGAAGAAGCTTTATATACCCATGAAAGAATACCCAGGCTACAATTTTATCGGCTTGATTATTGGGCCTAGAGGGAATACCCAAAAGAGGATGGAGAAGGAAACGGGTGCGAAGATTGTAATTAGGGGTAAAGGTTCCGTGAAAGAAGGTAGGCTGCAGCAGAAGAGAGATTTGAAGCCTGATCCTGCAGAGAACGAGGACTTGCATGTTTTGGTTGAGGCCGAAACACAAGAATCACTTGATGCTGCTGCAGCAATGGTGGAAAAGCTCTTGCAGCCTGTAGATGAAGTATTAAATGAGCATAAGAGGCAACAGTTGAGGGAACTTGCTGCGTTGAATGGAACAATAAGAGATGAAGAGTATTGTAGGTTGTGTGGTGAGCCTGGGCACCGTCAATATGCATGTCCTTCTCGCACCTCAACCTTTAAGAGTGATGTTTTATGTAAGATTTGTGGTGATGGTGGGCATCCAACAATCGATTGTCCAATGAAGGGAACTACAGGGAAGAAAATGGATGATGAATATCAGAATTTCTTGGCTGAGCTAGGTGGTACTGTCCCTGATTCAGCTAACAAGCAAAACTCTTCGTCAGTCAGTTCTGGAAGCAATCCTCCTTGGGCTAGCAGCTCTGGAGCTGCTGGAAGTGCACACCCTGGCTTAGGTTCCAATGCTGTTAAGCCCCCCAAAGAATATGATGATACTAATTTGTACATTGGATACTTGCCTCCTAGTCTTGATGATGATGGTTTGATTAGTTTGTTTTCTGCTTATGGTGATATTGTGATGGCAAAGGTAATCAAGGACCGGGTTACTGGACTGAGTAAAGGGTATGGTTTTGTGAAGTATGCTAGTGTTGACATGGCAAACAATGCTATTAAGGGAATGAATGGTAGTCTTCTAGAGGGAAGAACCATTGCTGTGAGAGTTGCTGGCAAGCCACCACAACCTGCTGTGCCTCCTGGTCCACCCACATTGTCAATGCCCGCTTACCCTGTCTCTAGTCAGCCAGTTGGTGCCTATCCATCACGACAATTTACAACTGGAGGTCCTATTCCTAATGCTGCTCCTGCTAGTTATGCGGGAAATCCAGTTCCATGGGGACCACCAGTTCCTCCTCCTCCCCCTTATGCCCCTTATGCCCCTCCTCCCCCTCCTCCTCCTGGCTCAACCATTTATCCTCCTGTTCATGGTCAGCCTATGCCACCTTATGGTTTGCAATATCCCCCACAAATGCAGACGGTTCCTCCTGGTGTtgcacctccacctccacctgtGACTTCTAGTGAAACAGCACAAAGTTTTCCACCAGGAGTGCAATCTGAAAATAGCACGTCTGCCCCAGCTATGCCTGCTAATATCTACGGGAACTCAATGACTGCAATGCCTCCAAATTCACAATCTGCATATCCTACATCTTCTTTAGGTTACTCTTCTTATTACAATGCAGTTCCCCCCCCTCCCCCTCCTCCACTACCTACATCTTCCACAGATAATTCTCAGAGCCTTAGTAATGTCCCTTGGGCTCCAAACCCTCTTTTGACTCCGGCAGCATCCTCTGGAGAGAAAACAACCTATGGTGCAGATACTGAGTATGAGAAGTTCATGGCAGAGATGAAGTGA